The region CATACCTGAAGAAGACATGCGCCTCCCCCTTATCGATGTGCAGCAGACGGTCAGTGGCCAGCTCCTCGAATTTGGCTCCCTTCAACTCGTAAGCGAAGAGCGGGTCATCCAGGACCACAACATCCATGAGGCCCGCATTGAAATCTTTTAGATTGCGCTGGTCGTCGGAAATTATCAAGTCGTATCTAGCCTTTGAATCGAGGCGTGAAAGTGAGGTCAAAAGCATCTCTTCAGTAAGCAAAGTGCCTCCTACCACCACTGAATCCTTCACTCTCATCCTGGCGCTTACGGCGGCGAACTCTAAGGCGAGGGTGTTTCCGGCCTCGTTAAGTTCAGTTCCATGAGGGGAAGTATCCAATATGCTTTCACCCACCTTACGTTGGACTTGGCGAAGCAATTTGTTAACCACAGGCGTGGCTAGCCCTAGCGCCAAAGCGGCCTTCCTCTGACTCCCCTGCCGATGCACTTCCAGGAGTACCTCCAACTGATGAGGCGTGAGCGTCCGACCGTTAACCCTTAAGGATATGACGGGTTCAATTCGCATCGATCGGCCATGCAGCTGCCAAGACTTCAAGATTTTCTCCCTTAAAATCTTCGCCTAACTCATCCCAAGGGTTAACGAGTGGCATGAAGGATTCCGAGTGTTCTTAATCGCTGACGTTCTAGGTCCCTCGACGAACTTTTTATTACCGTCTCAATTGTAAGATTCCACTTTCGAATAAATCCCTAGATTCTTTTTTCCGGGGATGTCCAGCCGAGATGTACAAGATAAGATTCAAAAACCTTTTATTCCACGCGCCTTTCCGTCGATTGATGGCGCCAAAGAAAGAGAAGCTTGTGCTTGGCATAGGATCGCCTTTCATAAGTGACGATCAAATCGGCCTAAGAGTGGCCGAAGCAATAAAAGAAATGGGCTTGCCGGATACGGATGTGGAAGAGGCAAGTGTCAGCGGTCTCGATCTTATAGAAATGCTATTAGATTATAAGCGAGTCATAATCGTCGACGCCATCACTTCAGGCGAGTTTGCACCTGGCACCGTTCGTGTTCTCGAGCGCGATTCCTTTGCCTATGCTGTTCATGGATCGAACCCTCATGAAACGAATATAGTGACGGCTTTTGAGCTGGGAAAGCTCCTTGAACCTCAACGTTTTCCGGCCGACATTAAGTTCGTAGCGATAGAAGCTCAGAACACTTATGACATCTCCGAGGAGATGACCTCTCCTGTTAAGGCAGCCTTGCCAATGGCGGTTAAGACGGTATTGGAATTGCTTAATGAGCCTCAACGGTAGGCATCAGAATTCCAAGGATTCGGCTAATCTTGCCACCTTGCTTCCCTCTTCAGGGGATGCGTGGATGGCAAGGCATAATTTTCCAGCATTCAACATCCTTTCTACAATTTTAAGCACATCTTCCTCTTTTACCATCTCTAAGCGCTGGAGCATTTGTTCCTCTGTCAGCAACGAGCCTGTTTGAAGGAAATGCTCCCCATGGAAGAACATACGGTTTTCCACAGGCTCTAATTTGCGGACGATCATCCCTTTTAACCAGCGCTTAGCGCGAGTGAGCTCGTCCTTCTCCAACCCCTTGCTTTTGAGATTCCTAATCTCTTCAGCGATAAGTTCCAGCACCTTCATGCAATTATCAGAGGATGTGGAGAAGAATATGGAAAAAAGGCCACAATCGGTAAATGGATATGAAAGAGAATATATCGAATATACCAAACCGTTTTCCTCCCTTATTTTATGATATAGTCTGGACGAGTTACCCGCCGCCAGTATTACACTGAGAAGATTCTGGGCGTAACGGTCTTGGTGCGCAGCGGGGAGCCCAGGAAAGCCCATACCCACATACATTTGATCCCCGTCTCTAGGAAACAGTTTTACACCTGAATGAAAGACGGGAGCTAGACGTTCGCGACTAATGGATGACTTAGCCAAATCGTCAAAGCTGCGCGATGCCCAATTCAATACTTGGCCCGCATCTACATTGCCGGTGGCTACAACGCTCAAATAGGGAGGGCGGTAATGGTCAACAAAGTACTGACGAATGTCATCTGGCCTCATGGCTAGAACGCTCTCTATCGAACCTCCCTCAGGATTTGCCATGGGATTCCCATCCCATGCCGCCTTCACTAATAGCTCATGGATATAGCCATCTGGATCGTCTTCAACCATTTTTATCTCCTGCATGACCACTTTCTTCTCCATCTCCACGTCCTTGGGGTCCAATAGAGGGTGGCGAACCATCTCGGTTAAAACCTGCTGGGCAGTGTTGATAGTCTCATCTAGGGTTTGTATGTAATACGATGTTATCTCCTTCCCCGTATAGCCGTTCATTTCCCCTCCAGCAGCTTCGACGATGCTGTTGATCTCTTTAGAGGTGTGGAATTTCGTCCCCTTGAAGAGCAAATGCTCCAGGAGATGCGCTATGCCACAAAATTCTGGTCTTTCGTCACGAGAACCTACCGAAATATTGACTGCTACCGCGGCTGCGCGGCTATGATTGAGTCTATCAACGATAACAGGAATTCCACCAGGTGTCCGATGCATAAGAAGCTGCTCTTCCCTGTTCGTAATGGCCTTCATTGAGCCGCCTAACGCACGCCAACCCATTTTAAGATGCCGCCTTGTCTCCCCTGATATATCGGATCTGACTTTGCAAACAATTCCCTACTTCCAGAAAGGATATAAGTACAGGCGCGGGCAATGGCAAATAGGATCTTCATGCAACAGGGCATCTTCATCCATGATTACAAGAAATTGGCGCTTGACCGAGCTTTGGTGGTCATTGGATTTCCAAGTATAGGGCTGGTAAGTTCCATCGCTTCCAACTTCATCGTGAAGCAGATGAGGCTGGAGCGTATCGCAGCGATAATATCCGACGACTTCCCGCCCTACTCCATCGTTCACGAGGGAAACATCCACCCTCCGATGAGAATCTATGCTGGGACACGAGTCTGCGATGGTCCGGGTGAGAAGTGTGAGCAATTGGTTGTGATTACCTCTGAGTTCATGCCCTCACCTAATCAATTAAGGCCTCTGGTGGATGTAATCTTTGAATGGTGCCGCAAGAACAACATAGAAACCGTTCTTTGTTTAGAGGGGATGAATTTAGGAGAGAATCCTGAGCAGAGAGAGATCCTAGCAGTGGCGACTGGAGAGAGATGTAAAAAAATGCTTGCCACTTATGGTTTGAAAGAATTCAGCGAGGGTATGGTCTCTGGAGTCTCAGGGGTTTTGCTTTACGAAGCGGATCGTCTAGGCCATGATGCCATCTGTCTTCTCGGACCTGCAAGAGCGGATTACCCTGATGCCAGAGGAGCGGCGAGACTGTTGGAGCAGCTGGCCAAAATGCTTCCGGAGCTAAAATTGGACCCAGAGCCATTGTTTAAGGAGGCGGAGAGCTTGGAGAGAGAGCTGAAATCCGCCATGCAAGCCATGCGCCAGCCCTCGAAGAGAAGCGATGAGTCAGTGATATATAGTTAGGACCTTCGAACGGACAATGAGGGCGACCATTACTTAAATCCCTGCGGCTATACTCATCTTGGTCCAGAATGGAGAGGCGGAAGTTCATTCGGAAAGTCTGCCTGCTCGGCGATGGGGCAGTGGGAAAAACAAG is a window of Methanomassiliicoccales archaeon DNA encoding:
- a CDS encoding hydrogenase maturation protease, producing the protein MAPKKEKLVLGIGSPFISDDQIGLRVAEAIKEMGLPDTDVEEASVSGLDLIEMLLDYKRVIIVDAITSGEFAPGTVRVLERDSFAYAVHGSNPHETNIVTAFELGKLLEPQRFPADIKFVAIEAQNTYDISEEMTSPVKAALPMAVKTVLELLNEPQR
- a CDS encoding LysR family transcriptional regulator, which codes for MRIEPVISLRVNGRTLTPHQLEVLLEVHRQGSQRKAALALGLATPVVNKLLRQVQRKVGESILDTSPHGTELNEAGNTLALEFAAVSARMRVKDSVVVGGTLLTEEMLLTSLSRLDSKARYDLIISDDQRNLKDFNAGLMDVVVLDDPLFAYELKGAKFEELATDRLLHIDKGEAHVFFRYGAQRIGYRHLETTGRKYSIEGTTRSLTHLLKSGKSFFINESFALRKGLRLASSIDPRFTEHRILALYRQEKPEISWLMRELSRERLLQ
- a CDS encoding pitrilysin family protein — encoded protein: MGWRALGGSMKAITNREEQLLMHRTPGGIPVIVDRLNHSRAAAVAVNISVGSRDERPEFCGIAHLLEHLLFKGTKFHTSKEINSIVEAAGGEMNGYTGKEITSYYIQTLDETINTAQQVLTEMVRHPLLDPKDVEMEKKVVMQEIKMVEDDPDGYIHELLVKAAWDGNPMANPEGGSIESVLAMRPDDIRQYFVDHYRPPYLSVVATGNVDAGQVLNWASRSFDDLAKSSISRERLAPVFHSGVKLFPRDGDQMYVGMGFPGLPAAHQDRYAQNLLSVILAAGNSSRLYHKIREENGLVYSIYSLSYPFTDCGLFSIFFSTSSDNCMKVLELIAEEIRNLKSKGLEKDELTRAKRWLKGMIVRKLEPVENRMFFHGEHFLQTGSLLTEEQMLQRLEMVKEEDVLKIVERMLNAGKLCLAIHASPEEGSKVARLAESLEF
- a CDS encoding PAC2 family protein codes for the protein MANRIFMQQGIFIHDYKKLALDRALVVIGFPSIGLVSSIASNFIVKQMRLERIAAIISDDFPPYSIVHEGNIHPPMRIYAGTRVCDGPGEKCEQLVVITSEFMPSPNQLRPLVDVIFEWCRKNNIETVLCLEGMNLGENPEQREILAVATGERCKKMLATYGLKEFSEGMVSGVSGVLLYEADRLGHDAICLLGPARADYPDARGAARLLEQLAKMLPELKLDPEPLFKEAESLERELKSAMQAMRQPSKRSDESVIYS